The genomic window TCGTTGTGTTCACAATGTAGATCTATCACCTTACATCAGCAACTTGCCTATGGGTAAAGACACAACAGCGTTTAGCAGCCAAAATGCATCAGGTTCAACCTCACAAGCATCATGGCTACAAGAATCAATTGAATCAGGCGCTGAAGCTTTATTGATTGATGAAGATACATCAGCATCTAACTTCATGATCCGTGATGAGCGTATGCAAGCACTGATCTGTAAAGAAGACGAGCCAATTACTCCATTAGTTGACCGTATCGCACTACTGCGCGATCAACACAACATCTCAGTAATGTTAGTAATGGGCGGTTCTGGTGACTATCTTGATGTCGCTGATACTGTCATTCAAATGCATAACTATGATGCCGTTGATGTGACAGAAAAAGCACGTGCAGTGGTGGCTTCTCACCCAACGCGTCGTAAGCAAGAAGGCACAGAGGTTATTGTTCATCCTCGCACACGTCAAATAAACCGCAGTGCACTACAAGCAATGTTGGAAGAAGGCAAATTTCGTATTCAAGTTAAAGACAAGACATCTCTTCGTTTTGGTCGTGAATACATTGATTTGCAAGCATTAGAGCAAATTGCTCACTCTAGCCAACTATTGGCTATTGGTTACTTATGGTTCCAACTTGCACAAACTAAAGGGTGGGAAAAAAATCCTACTCGCGCATTTGCCAATATGTTGCACGATAACTGGGCTGATATGATGCCTAAATATGGTGAAATGGCTAAACCTCGCGTTATTGAAGTCATGGCGGTATTAAACCGTATGCGTAAAGCTGAATTTAAGTAAGCTTTCTGCCGTCATCAGTGATGCTATCAACCCCGCGTAATGCGGGGTTTATATTAGCTCAGGATACGGTAGCGCAATAATCTACAATCAATTATAATATGCGGTCATTTTATTCGCGGATTACATTCATAAACTTACCACAATCATTAGTTTATGAATGTAATCGGCATAGGCCGACAGTTTAGGAACACAGCATGTCATTTTTATCTCAAGGTTTTTCTCCAGAGCTTGTTAAAGCATTAACCGATATTGGTTACGAGAAACTGACCCCAATTCAGCAAAAAGCAATTCCTCAAGCACGACGTGGTGCGGATATTTTAGCTTTAGCACAAACAGGCACAGGCAAAACAGCAGCCTTTGCATTACCTATTATTCAAAAGCTATTAGACAAACCAGCAACAAAAAGCCGTTTTAACGTTCGTGCATTAATTCTTGCACCAACACGTGAACTAGCAGAACAAATTTCAGTTAATATTAACGATTACGCTAAATATACTAATATCAATTGTACTGCTGTTTTTGGTGGCAAAAAAATGTCATCTCAAGAAAAACGCCTAGAACAAGGTGTTGATATTCTTGTTGCAACACCGGGTCGTTTAATTGAGCACATGGAACAAAATAACGTTTCATTAGCTAATCTAGAATGTTTAGTCTTTGATGAAGCTGACCGTATGCTTGATATGGGCTTTATCGGTGCTATTCGCGTAATTTTAGAAGATATTCGCACTAAGCCACAAACGATGCTGTTCTCTGCGACCTCTTCTGCACAAATGAACGCATTAGCGGCAGATATTCTACGTAAGCCACAACGTATTACGGTTACGCCTGAAAACAGTACTGCGTCAACAGTTGCTCACGTGGTGTACCCTGTTGATGAAGATCGCAAACGTGAAATGCTATCTGAATTAATTGGTAAGAAAAACTGGCCACAAGTGCTCGTTTTTGTGAACTACAAAGAAACAGCTAACCAACTAGTTAAAGAACTAAAACTTGATGGTATTAAAGCGGTTCTTTGTCACGGTGATAAAGCGCAAAGTGCGCGTCGTCGTGCATTAGAAGAGTTTAAAGAAGGTAAAGCACGCGTAATGGTGGCAACAGAAGTTGCGGCACGTGGTCTAGACATTCAGAACTTACCATATGTTGTAAACTACGACATGCCTTTCCTTGCTGAAGACTATGTACACCGTATTGGTCGTACTGGTCGTGCGGGACAAAAAGGTAATGCAATCTCATTTGTTAGCCGTGAAGAAGAACTTACTTTAGTTCAAATCGAGCGTTTGATTAATCAACGTATTCACCGCGTACAGTTAGAAGGCTACGAGCCAAAGAGCCGTGAAGCATTAGTTGAACGCATGAACACTAAAGCAGCTTACCGTGATCGTGCAGGTCGTCAAAATAATCCGACTCAAGATCAATCAGCTGCTGAACGTCGTGCTCGTTTACGTAAAGCTATTAGCAGTAAAGCAACTAAGATCACTCGTTTGAAGAAGTAATTTTCAAATGTGAGTCAATCATAAAGCTTCGATAGTTAATCTCTATCGAAGCTTTTTTTGTGATAACACTCAGTAATTTGTCATCATTTAATGCAACAAACGAGTATTACACCCATTCTTTATCTCACAGTATTTAATGATTTTCTCTGTTTTATTACTCATTTTACCAACAAACATCTCGAATAAAGTACGATGTGTTTCGTAAATTCAACTAACATTGTTGATCTAACAACACCATTTTACTCTATTTTACTCTCTATCCCTGTCATCAATAATGCATTTATCTAATTGCAGCACTATAAAATATGCCATTAAATACACTCACTAACTTATTCTATTTATTGATATTATTTAATATTGTTTGAGGTATATATGCGACTATCGTTGATCTTTATTGCCCTGCTATCCAGTATTTCTACTGCTGCATTAGCGAATGAACAAGCTGATGAAAAATCATACTTAACCATTATTCCTAATCACAACCCGCAGTTAATTCGAAATTTTAATCCATTTATAAATTCTCGCTTGCACACTGCTCGTGATTTTATTTATGAACCTTTGGTTATATTCAATGAGCTTAAAGGTAATATCCCTGTATTTCGTCTTGCCAAAAATTATACCGTTAGCGATGATTTATTATCGTTAACGTTTGATCTACGTAATGATGTTAAATGGTCTGATGGAGAGCAATTCACGGCTGATGATATTCTTTATACCTTTAATATGATAAAAGCAAACAGTGCATTAGATGATCGAGGGATCGCAAAACGTATTAGTAAAATAGAAAAAAATAATGATTATGTTATTACGTTTACCTTTAATGAAGTCAATACAAGCCTTGTTAACGATGTTGTTAGTATTCCCATTGTACCGCAACATATCTGGAGCAAAATAGATAAACCAGAAACCTTTACCAATGAAAATCCAGTCGGTACAGGACCATTTACAGAGATTGAACGCTTTACTTCTAGCCTCTTTACTCAATGCCGCAACCCTAATTATTGGGATAATGATAATTTAAAAGTAGACTGCCTACGTATTCCACAAAAGAACCATAATGATCAAGTATTAGCTGATTTAATCAATTCTGAAATTGACTGGGCTGGCTCATTTGTGCCTGATATTGATCGTGTCTTTGTCGATGCATCTAAAAACCATGGTTATTGGTATCCGCCAGCAGGCACGCAATCTTTTGTATTAAACTTCAATTCTAACGATCCTGCAAAAAAAGAAGCACTTGAAAATATTGACTTTCGACGTGCTTTTTCAATGAGTTTAAACCGCCAAGAAATCATTGATATTGCCATTTATGGCAACGGTAAAGTGAATGATTTTGCTTCTGGTCTTGGCTACGGTTTTGAATCGTGGTCAAATAAAAAAACACACGAAAAATATAAGCCTTATATGACACACAATGTGAAAGAGGCTAAAGCATTACTAAAAAAAGCCGGCTTTATTGATAAAGATGGTGATGGGTTTGTTGAGACGCCAAGCGGTAAAAAACTGACGTTAGAAATACAATCACCTAACGGCTGGACAGATTTCAATAATATTGTGTTACTTGCCTCGGAACAAATAAATGCGATAGGGATTAAAACCCAAGCACGTACTCCTGATTTCTCAGTTTATAACCAAGCGATGATCACTGCTGACTATGATATTGCCTATACCAACTATTTCCATGGCGCAAGCCCACATAAATACTGGGAATCGGCTTATCATTCTCGTTACCAAAATAAAGATGGCATGCCGCGCTTTGCCATGCACTTTTGGAAAAATGTAGAATTAGACACCTTGCTTGATAGCTTTTATCAAACCAATAAACACGATCAGCAAATGACAATTGCCCACAAGATTCAAGCATTATTAGCTGAGAATATGGTGACTATACCTGTTTTATCTGGACCTAATTTCTACCAATACAATACCAAACGTTTTACTGGATGGTGGAATGAAACGAACCCGAAAGGACGTCCTATGATATGGGAAGGAACACCTGAACGTGTATTACATGTACTTGATCTTAAACCCGTAGTCCCAACAAAAGCATAACGTCCACCTAATAAAAAGCCGAGTTAAGATCGTTATCTTACTCGGCTTTTTTAATACCGCTTCACTTGATATTTTAACTATATGGCACTGTGTTATATAGCTAAAATCTAACTATAATGGACGACGCTCCGCTTTAGTCGGAAAAATTCGACACCAATCATTTTTCATATCAACCACTTGCCACTGATGCTGTTTCGCCGCTTGCATTAATGCTGGGGTGAATTTACCTTCAAAAGAATCAGCACCATATTGCCACTCACGCTTGCTATCAGTGTGATGAATTAACATACCTAAACTTGCGCCTTTTTGAGAGGTTGTCCATGATAGCATGGCTTTATCACCTGTTGAGTTACCAACCGCAAGAATTGGACGCTTACCGATAATAGTCGCAATATTGATCGCTTTTTGTGGTCCGTCATTAATATAGACTAACTTATTGTTTTTAATCAAAGTGCCGTCTTTATAAGTATAACCAAACGCAGTACCAATCACATTTTCAGCGGGTATATGATAAATAGCCTCACTCCACGGCTTGATAAATGCACCACCAGCACCTGTCACAATAAACACATTAAATTTATGTGCATGCAAATAATCAATCAGCTCAATCATTGGTTGATAGACTAAATCAGTATATGGACGTTTAAAGCGGGGTGACTGCGCTGTTGATAACCAATTTAAGACATCTTTACTGTATTGCTCTGGCGTTAATCCTGCTTGTGATGTCGCAAGAATGGGCAGTAAGGCTCCCCAACCTTTTGCAAAAATAGCGTTAGTATTGTTATCAAGTACCCACTTATACGGTGTTTCTGTTTTCCACTCAGGATGTTGTGCACTTTCATGCTTTATTTGACTGAAAGCAAACAAAAACTGCGTATAAGTGGGTTTTTCAGGCCATAACGTTCCATCATTATCGATGACGGCAATACGAGCACTGGGCTTCACATAATCGGGATTACCAATTGTTGTCACTTCATGAACAAACTGAGTAATTGCGCTACGGCTAGCACTGTTATTCCATAATGGTAAAGTATTACCACTATTAGAGCATGTCGCGCTATAAGCAGAAGTGGAAACAGCCAATAAACTGACTACGCCAACCCATATCGCTGCCATTTTTTTTCTAGTCACAACCCTATGATCCTTGTTATTAATTTTCGTTATAATAAAAAGCAGGTCGTTAATGGCCTGCTTTCTCTTTCCTATTTACTTATTCTAGCTGTAATCTGCATAAGGATTAATACTGTTTAATGCAATTGCATGTTCGAACTCAGACAGTTTAATCGCTTCAGGTGTAATGGTAACTGAATGCTCATCCATTACTGCCTCACCAAACTGATACCGAATCGTTTCTTGTCCTTGGCATGCATTACTGTCATTACTAACTGTAACTGTTTTAATGGTCTGGTTACGCACTTGGTAAGCTGCTATTACATCATTACCGTATTTTGCGGTTAGCATAGCTATAGTTTGTTGAGGTGATAACACTAGTCCTGATGCATTATTACCACCAAAACCTTTCGCATTAAGAATAACGGCTTTGTAATCTTGTCCACATTCACCCGCAAAGGTATGCTTTGTCAATATATTAAGGTTTGAGCTATGAACATCATCAGCAATATGATCAATCGTATTAATCGCAGGTAGCCACCCGTATTGCCATACACCTAATGAGGCTACAAGCTGATCGCCTGCGGCAGCACTCATTGAATGACCCACATACGATTTAATTGCTGCAACCGGCCAGTTTTCAATACCAAACGTTTTAGCAACTTCGTTAAGAATATGGCTTTCTGTTACGCGATTTTGCGGTGTACCTGTGCCGTGTGCCTGTACAAATGTTTGCTTCACGCCCTCTTCACCAAGGATCGCTTTTGCCAATGCCGCCGCTTTTGCCACTGTGACATAGTTACCCACACCAGGTGCTGAAATCGACTTTTTATTGGCATCTGCATTCACAAACACATCAGCCACAGAGCCATAGATATTAGCCCCTAACTCAAGTGCTAATTCATCATCCATTAGCACTACAAATTGTGCAGATTCTGCCATGGTAAAACCTGCATTTGATGAAAATGGACGACAAGCACGACGATTATCAACACTATCAGTCCCATCCAATGCTTTTAATTGTTCATCCTCTGCTAATGCGCCCATCACTCGAAAGCCTTCCATAATTTCAGGAACGACGGGAGCTTCTGCATTACCGACAATCACAACTTTCGCTTTACCGTGTTGAATATCATGCATACCTTGACGCAGATTATATAAGAACGTCGCACACGCTCCCATATTTGTGCCCGTTGCACCAATACTGTTAATCACATAACCATTAATAAAGTCAGCCGGCATTTGTGCTAATGATAACGCCATCATTTTAGAACTTACACGACCGCCAGTAAGGTGTGCGGCAATCATACCACCTAGTGAGTTATCATCAATTTGCGCTAAACCACTACCAGCATATACTGAAACTTCATCGGGTTTAATATGACGTAAAACTTCATCCCATTCAAAACCTAATGAATTAAGCGCATCGGATGCACCGTATACAGTAAGAGACAAACCACGCGGATGGAAACGAGAATTATATAATTTACTAGGATCAAAACCCGTTGGAATATTACCGCCACTAGACACAGGAAAAGCAATTCGACCTTCAACAAGCGCATCAAAATTACCATTTACAGTAATAATGGCTTTTGTACCTTGAATATCAACCTGCCAATGACTGGGAATATGATTCGGTAATTTTGATTTACGTAACGTAAAGGTGATTTGATCATCTGCTGAATTAAGATTGGCTTTATATTGATATAGTAAATTATCAGGATCAAAAGACTCAATACGGCGTACACAAGTACCCGCTTTAATTGCAGTAATAATATCTTCAGTAATAGCACCATCATCACTCAATCCCATACGATGAGCGAGATCTTGCCATGTTGATTGCATTGCTTCTTCAGATAGCACATCAGCAACCATCAGTTTGTAGCTGTGAAAGCCTGAACTACGACCAGCAGCATTAATGCCACCTAGACCAACAATTAGCGGTAACTTTGCCATTTTAATATCCTGAGATCGATTTAATACATCGTTGAAATCAGAATATCAGGATTAAGCTGTGATTCATTCTATATTTATGCCAAAATCACTTACATTTCAGCCATAATAATAAAAACATTATAATAGTGCTTATTTTGTAAGCAACAACAGTTGAAGGTGGCATAATGAGAGTAGGTTTTATACTTTTCCACAGAGCATTGATTACCGGTATTTCATTAAGTGCTGAAATGTTAACCAGTGCCGCAAGCCTTCGTGATAGAAAAACCCAACAGCAATCCCCTTTTGAAATTAAACTCATTGCATCAACACTTAAGTCACCAACCTTAACGGCAGGCATTCGAATTCAACCCGATATTACTTTTGATGATCCGTCTAATTTTGACATTATTATTGTACCGCCTATGTGGGGAAACCCTATATCCTCACTATCAAGACATCCAGAAATTCCAGCTTGGTTGATCAAACAATATCACAATGGTGCACAAATCATTGCAACAGGCACAGGTGTCACTTGGCTTGCTGAAACTGGTTTATTAAACGATCAAACCGCCACCACCCACTGGTATTTTTATGATAAATTTTCACAACGTTACCCCCATATAAAACTTAATCGTCAAGCTTCTATTACCTCTGCAAATGGGCTTTATTGCACCGAAAGTATTAACTCGCAAACGGAAATGGTGCTATATCTTATCTCCAAATATTATGGTCAGAAAATTGCTAATACCATCGAAACCCATTATGGCCACGAAATAAGTAAGTCAGGTCATCAGCCTTTTTATGAAATTGGTGGTCAAGTGCAATTTGATGAATCTATCGCTCAAGCACAAGATTGGATGCAACGCTATATGTCACAACCATTAACCACTAAGCAAATAGCGCAACATTGTGCGCTACCATTGCGTAGTTTTAATCGTAAATTTAAAGATCAGGTAGGCCAAGCTCCTCATCAATATTTACGAAAAATCAGAATGGAAACAGCGAAAGAATTATTGCGGGATTTTGGTATGTCGTTATCTGATGTATCAGAACAAGTGGGATATAAAGACGCTTATCATTTTTCAACCCGATTTCAAAAAGAATTTGATATTACCCCTTCTCAATACCGTAATATGGTAAAAGCAAAAGCTTACAACGTTCAATGAACATCAATCATTAATCATCAAAAAATACATATAAAAACGCCCAGCATTTAATGCTAGGCGTTTTTATTTTTATCGGTATGACATCGATTAAAATTTTCGACTCGTCACATCTTCATATTCACCATCAATCACGTTTGCTGTCGTTTGACGTTGCTGACGAAATACACTGTTCATGGTTTCATCTTGTCCAGCAAAACCTTCGGTGAAATTATTTTCTTCAAATTGCATGCCTTCAGCAGCAAGTTTACGTTTAATAAATGGCTTCGCAATCATTGCTGCAAGGCCAAGAAACAATGCCATAATGGTAGCAAAAGAAACGGCAAATAAACCGATTACAACAGCAAAAAAACCAGTAACTAAATTTCTCATGGACACGCCTCTCTAAATCATATTAATCAGGCTATTAGGTTATCCTAATGTTTATTTCGTACCTGATAAGTCTGCTTGTTTTAACATCAATTCAATCTTTTTATTATCTGTATTGATAATAGCTTTTGATAAATGAACAGATCATGAACACAAGCATTAATTCGTTATGTACAGTATGTTTTATTATACTTTACAGTGAAAGGAAAGATAATTTTTATTCATAGCCAAAACGTTACTATTAGTTTGCTGTAATAATAGCTTAAACGGCTAACGTCATTTCACTATAAATATCACACTGAATACGACTAATTTTATCATTAGCTAATAAGAAGTAGGCATCTTGGGGTAAATCTTGAGAAAATACCTCATTATAAGTCATGCCTGCATATACTCCACGAAATACAGCACCCGTTAAACCATGAGAGATGATAATGATATTTTCAGGTACTGAAACATCAGCTAAAAAATCTTCAATACGATCTTTTACGCCGTAATATGATTCGGCATTTGGTGCCATTAAATACCAATCACGTTGCTCAAAAAGTCGTGGTTGCTGAGCTTTAAGATCAGGAATATATGCTTTTTCCCAATCACCTAAACAAAACTCTTGTAGACGTATATCTTGCACAATCTTTTCTGGCTCGATACCTATTTGTTGAGCAACAATCGTCGCTGTTTGCATAGCTCGACCTAATGGACTTGAATAAATTGTCCACTGCCGTTTGTTTGCTAATTTGTTTTTTAACGATGAACCAATAGTCGCTGCTTGTTGTTGTCCTAAATCCGTTAAACTAGAATTACAATGTCCTTGTAAGCGTTGTTGTGCATTAAAAACTGTTTGACCATGACGTAATAAAAATATGCTTTTTGACATTGTGCCCCCTTGCGTAAGCTTTAGATTATACTATCACGGTATCTCCAACAATAAAAAAACCAAAAACAAACAATAACGTCTATTTTTTATTCTTACATTCAATCTTTCAATGAAAAATAAATTAAAGATTAAAACAGAACGACGCAAACGATTACATTAATTAACCTTATGATTTTAAATAAATAAAATAAATAATTGTAGACAACAGCTCTCTTTATACCCATAAAGCATCATGCTATGATGCCATCCCTATTTAGCCAACGAACATATAATAGACACTTTTATACGTCTAACTTCTGCTTTGTTATAAGCAATTCGCATCTTTGGCTTATACGGATATAGCCTTTAAGTAATTCATAAAATAATTAAAAATCACTGAGACGCACTAATAATATCAAGACAGATTCGCGCTCAGTCGATAAAAAGAATAGAGACTATTAATGGTAAATATCATTATTGACGGTAACACATTCAAGGTAAATAAAAGTCTAACCTTGCTCAAAGCTGCAGAAAAATGTGGCATTACTATTCCATCACTGTGTGGTATTGACGGTTTTCATCATAATTGTGACTTATGTGACGTTGAAATTGAACACCACGGCACAGTGAAGGCTTGCAACATACATCCTGCAGAAGGCATGAACATTACAACAATGTCATCAGCGTTGATCCAACGTCGTAAGCATGTTTTAGAACAGATTTTATCCGCACCTAATATCAGTTGCAGTGTTCCACCTTGTCAAGTTGCTTGCCCAGCAGATGTTGATATTCAATCTTATCTCTATTTCATTGCTACTAATCAGCCTCAAAAAGCCATTGAAGTCATCAAAAAAACACTACCAATGCCACTGTCTATTGGCCGAGTATGTCCCGCCTTTTGTGAAGCAAAATGCCAACGTAAATTGGTAGATGGCTCAATTGCAATTCGACAAATCAAACGCTATGCCGCTGATATTGATTTAGCATCATTACATGCTTATACCCCAGAGAAAAAACCGACCAAACCACAACATATTGCCATTGTTGGTGCAGGTCCTGGAGGCTTAAGTTGTGGCTATTTTCTAAGCAATGAAGGTTACAACGTCACAGTATTTGAATCTATGCCGCAAGCTGGCGGTTGGTTGCGTTATGGCATTCCAGAATACCGCCTGCCTAAAGATGTATTAGATCAAGAAATTGACATCATGTGTCGCAATGGTATGACAGTTGAAACTAACAAAAAACTAGGCACTGATTTTACTCTATCATCATTACAACACGACTATGATGCCGTTTGTTTAGCGATAGGCGCTTCACTTGCAAGTGAAATGCATTATCAAGGTACCGATCTTAATGGCCATTATCTTGGAGTCGATTTTTTAAAAGATCAAATGCTTGATAAACAATACACTATCGGTAAAAAAGTAGCCGTTATTGGTGGCGGTAATACAGCGATTGACTGCGCACGAACAGCATTACGTTTAGGTGCAGACACTACCCTTATCTATCGTCGAACCCGTGATGAAATGCCGGCTGAATTATACGAAATAGAAGAAGCTGAACACGAAGGGGTTAAATTCCTATTTTTGACTAACCCTGTCGAAAATATTGCCGATGACAATGGTCATATTTGCCAAGTAAAATTAGAAACAATGGCGCTAGGTGAACCGGATGCTTCTGGACGTTGTTCTCCTAAAGCTACCGGTGAATATATCTTTGCG from Photobacterium toruni includes these protein-coding regions:
- a CDS encoding DEAD/DEAH box helicase; the protein is MSFLSQGFSPELVKALTDIGYEKLTPIQQKAIPQARRGADILALAQTGTGKTAAFALPIIQKLLDKPATKSRFNVRALILAPTRELAEQISVNINDYAKYTNINCTAVFGGKKMSSQEKRLEQGVDILVATPGRLIEHMEQNNVSLANLECLVFDEADRMLDMGFIGAIRVILEDIRTKPQTMLFSATSSAQMNALAADILRKPQRITVTPENSTASTVAHVVYPVDEDRKREMLSELIGKKNWPQVLVFVNYKETANQLVKELKLDGIKAVLCHGDKAQSARRRALEEFKEGKARVMVATEVAARGLDIQNLPYVVNYDMPFLAEDYVHRIGRTGRAGQKGNAISFVSREEELTLVQIERLINQRIHRVQLEGYEPKSREALVERMNTKAAYRDRAGRQNNPTQDQSAAERRARLRKAISSKATKITRLKK
- a CDS encoding ABC transporter substrate-binding protein, yielding MRLSLIFIALLSSISTAALANEQADEKSYLTIIPNHNPQLIRNFNPFINSRLHTARDFIYEPLVIFNELKGNIPVFRLAKNYTVSDDLLSLTFDLRNDVKWSDGEQFTADDILYTFNMIKANSALDDRGIAKRISKIEKNNDYVITFTFNEVNTSLVNDVVSIPIVPQHIWSKIDKPETFTNENPVGTGPFTEIERFTSSLFTQCRNPNYWDNDNLKVDCLRIPQKNHNDQVLADLINSEIDWAGSFVPDIDRVFVDASKNHGYWYPPAGTQSFVLNFNSNDPAKKEALENIDFRRAFSMSLNRQEIIDIAIYGNGKVNDFASGLGYGFESWSNKKTHEKYKPYMTHNVKEAKALLKKAGFIDKDGDGFVETPSGKKLTLEIQSPNGWTDFNNIVLLASEQINAIGIKTQARTPDFSVYNQAMITADYDIAYTNYFHGASPHKYWESAYHSRYQNKDGMPRFAMHFWKNVELDTLLDSFYQTNKHDQQMTIAHKIQALLAENMVTIPVLSGPNFYQYNTKRFTGWWNETNPKGRPMIWEGTPERVLHVLDLKPVVPTKA
- a CDS encoding HAD family hydrolase codes for the protein MTRKKMAAIWVGVVSLLAVSTSAYSATCSNSGNTLPLWNNSASRSAITQFVHEVTTIGNPDYVKPSARIAVIDNDGTLWPEKPTYTQFLFAFSQIKHESAQHPEWKTETPYKWVLDNNTNAIFAKGWGALLPILATSQAGLTPEQYSKDVLNWLSTAQSPRFKRPYTDLVYQPMIELIDYLHAHKFNVFIVTGAGGAFIKPWSEAIYHIPAENVIGTAFGYTYKDGTLIKNNKLVYINDGPQKAINIATIIGKRPILAVGNSTGDKAMLSWTTSQKGASLGMLIHHTDSKREWQYGADSFEGKFTPALMQAAKQHQWQVVDMKNDWCRIFPTKAERRPL
- a CDS encoding beta-ketoacyl synthase; the encoded protein is MAKLPLIVGLGGINAAGRSSGFHSYKLMVADVLSEEAMQSTWQDLAHRMGLSDDGAITEDIITAIKAGTCVRRIESFDPDNLLYQYKANLNSADDQITFTLRKSKLPNHIPSHWQVDIQGTKAIITVNGNFDALVEGRIAFPVSSGGNIPTGFDPSKLYNSRFHPRGLSLTVYGASDALNSLGFEWDEVLRHIKPDEVSVYAGSGLAQIDDNSLGGMIAAHLTGGRVSSKMMALSLAQMPADFINGYVINSIGATGTNMGACATFLYNLRQGMHDIQHGKAKVVIVGNAEAPVVPEIMEGFRVMGALAEDEQLKALDGTDSVDNRRACRPFSSNAGFTMAESAQFVVLMDDELALELGANIYGSVADVFVNADANKKSISAPGVGNYVTVAKAAALAKAILGEEGVKQTFVQAHGTGTPQNRVTESHILNEVAKTFGIENWPVAAIKSYVGHSMSAAAGDQLVASLGVWQYGWLPAINTIDHIADDVHSSNLNILTKHTFAGECGQDYKAVILNAKGFGGNNASGLVLSPQQTIAMLTAKYGNDVIAAYQVRNQTIKTVTVSNDSNACQGQETIRYQFGEAVMDEHSVTITPEAIKLSEFEHAIALNSINPYADYS
- a CDS encoding GlxA family transcriptional regulator is translated as MRVGFILFHRALITGISLSAEMLTSAASLRDRKTQQQSPFEIKLIASTLKSPTLTAGIRIQPDITFDDPSNFDIIIVPPMWGNPISSLSRHPEIPAWLIKQYHNGAQIIATGTGVTWLAETGLLNDQTATTHWYFYDKFSQRYPHIKLNRQASITSANGLYCTESINSQTEMVLYLISKYYGQKIANTIETHYGHEISKSGHQPFYEIGGQVQFDESIAQAQDWMQRYMSQPLTTKQIAQHCALPLRSFNRKFKDQVGQAPHQYLRKIRMETAKELLRDFGMSLSDVSEQVGYKDAYHFSTRFQKEFDITPSQYRNMVKAKAYNVQ
- a CDS encoding histidine phosphatase family protein gives rise to the protein MSKSIFLLRHGQTVFNAQQRLQGHCNSSLTDLGQQQAATIGSSLKNKLANKRQWTIYSSPLGRAMQTATIVAQQIGIEPEKIVQDIRLQEFCLGDWEKAYIPDLKAQQPRLFEQRDWYLMAPNAESYYGVKDRIEDFLADVSVPENIIIISHGLTGAVFRGVYAGMTYNEVFSQDLPQDAYFLLANDKISRIQCDIYSEMTLAV
- a CDS encoding FAD-dependent oxidoreductase, with amino-acid sequence MVNIIIDGNTFKVNKSLTLLKAAEKCGITIPSLCGIDGFHHNCDLCDVEIEHHGTVKACNIHPAEGMNITTMSSALIQRRKHVLEQILSAPNISCSVPPCQVACPADVDIQSYLYFIATNQPQKAIEVIKKTLPMPLSIGRVCPAFCEAKCQRKLVDGSIAIRQIKRYAADIDLASLHAYTPEKKPTKPQHIAIVGAGPGGLSCGYFLSNEGYNVTVFESMPQAGGWLRYGIPEYRLPKDVLDQEIDIMCRNGMTVETNKKLGTDFTLSSLQHDYDAVCLAIGASLASEMHYQGTDLNGHYLGVDFLKDQMLDKQYTIGKKVAVIGGGNTAIDCARTALRLGADTTLIYRRTRDEMPAELYEIEEAEHEGVKFLFLTNPVENIADDNGHICQVKLETMALGEPDASGRCSPKATGEYIFAEFDTVIAAVSQKTNTDFLANDTTELPMSRWNTLNTDEQTMYSGVDNIFGIGDFRRGPATAIEAIADGRKAAQAIDAQFGGNMEKLYTESFRERNVARGHLIRPDHVNKLKNIMRTLLADNDSADIDTELEHVLTHLMRNKMSELHVHARHLSFNEVEKGYSHQAAINEAKRCLSCGCHDGNDCKLRHYATDYHVDKRLIISGLRPITA